In Nocardioides sp. zg-1228, a single window of DNA contains:
- a CDS encoding class F sortase has protein sequence MTRSAPGILVSAGLLLAAAGCAGTGPAATPPAADDPTTQAADPRPQPVLPARRARSEVSPRRPASATLPSGRVVPVTAAGTTGAGVLDVPDDVDVAGWWRGGSRIGDPFGSILLAAHVDSWTEGLGPFAEMLTTSEGARVRLEADGLRQDFEVTSRRLVPQGGLADDAWIYAAAGDLRLTLVTCAPPYDAGRGGYQNLAVVSARPIGPPETT, from the coding sequence ATGACCCGCAGCGCACCGGGGATCCTGGTCTCCGCCGGTCTCCTCCTCGCCGCCGCCGGGTGCGCCGGGACCGGCCCCGCCGCGACCCCACCGGCGGCCGACGACCCGACCACTCAGGCCGCGGACCCCCGTCCCCAGCCGGTCCTCCCCGCGCGCCGGGCGCGATCGGAGGTGTCTCCGCGCCGACCGGCCAGCGCCACGCTCCCCAGCGGACGCGTCGTCCCCGTGACCGCCGCGGGCACCACCGGGGCCGGCGTCCTCGACGTCCCCGACGACGTCGACGTCGCCGGATGGTGGCGCGGCGGCTCCCGGATCGGCGACCCGTTCGGCTCGATCCTCCTCGCGGCGCACGTCGACTCGTGGACCGAGGGACTCGGACCGTTCGCCGAGATGCTCACGACCTCGGAGGGCGCGCGGGTGCGGCTCGAGGCCGACGGCCTCCGGCAGGACTTCGAGGTGACGTCGCGGCGGCTGGTGCCGCAGGGCGGCCTCGCGGACGACGCCTGGATCTACGCCGCGGCCGGCGATCTCCGGCTGACGCTGGTCACCTGCGCGCCGCCCTACGACGCCGGCCGCGGCGGCTACCAGAACCTCGCCGTGGTGAGTGCCCGGCCGATCGGTCCCCCGGAGACGACATGA
- a CDS encoding response regulator transcription factor: protein MVRVMVVDDHPMWRDAVERDLQAAGHEVVAVAANGREAMARFPAAAPQVVVLDLQLPDHSGVQVTGMMLEHDPAARVLILSASGEQADVLDAVKAGATGYLVKSASSAELIDAVARVAEGDTVFTPGLAGLVLGEFRRIADGPADDPRDQLTERETEILKMVATGMSYKQIAGRLVISHRTVQNHVHNTLRKLQMNNRVQLTRWAIENGLDES, encoded by the coding sequence ATGGTCAGGGTGATGGTGGTCGACGACCACCCCATGTGGCGCGACGCGGTCGAGCGGGACCTGCAGGCGGCCGGGCACGAGGTCGTGGCGGTGGCCGCCAACGGGCGTGAGGCGATGGCCCGGTTTCCCGCGGCGGCGCCGCAGGTGGTGGTCCTCGACCTCCAGCTGCCCGACCACAGCGGGGTGCAGGTCACCGGCATGATGCTCGAGCACGACCCCGCGGCCCGCGTGCTGATCCTCTCCGCCAGCGGTGAGCAGGCCGACGTCCTCGACGCCGTCAAGGCCGGTGCCACCGGCTACCTGGTCAAGTCGGCCTCCAGCGCCGAGCTCATCGACGCGGTGGCCCGGGTCGCCGAGGGCGACACGGTGTTCACCCCCGGACTGGCCGGGCTGGTGCTGGGGGAGTTCCGCCGCATCGCCGACGGCCCCGCCGACGACCCGCGTGACCAGCTGACCGAGCGGGAGACCGAGATCCTCAAGATGGTCGCCACCGGCATGAGCTACAAGCAGATCGCCGGGCGCCTGGTGATCTCGCACCGCACCGTGCAGAACCATGTGCACAACACCCTGCGCAAGCTGCAGATGAACAACCGGGTGCAGCTGACCCGGTGGGCCATCGAGAACGGGCTCGACGAGTCCTGA
- a CDS encoding flavin reductase, which produces MTIHAGHPFPTPDDPVRRLRGRLGGSVSLWTAGDDAERAGLTVTSWLVAGGEPGRVVALLDPDADLTELLLESGRGVVQLLSWDDRGLADAFAGTAPAPGGPWRMADWVDTSHGPRLARAGTWALVSVETQAEAGWSRLVTCTLDEVVVGDDDEPLAHRRGRYVPPGA; this is translated from the coding sequence GTGACGATCCACGCCGGCCACCCGTTCCCCACCCCGGACGACCCCGTACGCCGCCTGCGCGGGCGCCTCGGTGGGTCCGTCTCGCTGTGGACGGCCGGGGACGACGCGGAGCGGGCCGGCCTGACGGTGACGTCGTGGCTCGTGGCGGGCGGCGAGCCCGGCCGGGTGGTGGCGCTGCTCGACCCGGACGCCGACCTCACCGAGCTGCTGCTCGAGTCGGGACGGGGCGTCGTGCAGCTGCTGTCGTGGGACGACCGCGGCCTCGCCGACGCCTTCGCCGGCACCGCCCCCGCGCCCGGCGGGCCGTGGCGGATGGCCGACTGGGTCGACACCTCCCACGGGCCGCGCCTGGCGCGGGCCGGCACCTGGGCCCTGGTCAGCGTCGAGACCCAGGCGGAGGCCGGGTGGTCGCGGCTGGTGACCTGCACCCTCGACGAGGTGGTGGTCGGCGACGACGACGAGCCCCTGGCGCACCGCCGCGGTCGCTACGTCCCGCCCGGCGCCTGA